One segment of Halococcus agarilyticus DNA contains the following:
- a CDS encoding Single-stranded DNA binding protein, which produces MALDDHAEELASALGVDKEEVEADLEKLVEYSVPIDEAKDSLRRKYGDGGGGGEPSAKELAEVSTADSAVTVRGVVLTVGKRSIRYQGDDLVIREGELADESGKISYTAWEEFDLAPGDTVEIVGVGVREWEGSPELNLGSETTVETDDEPLDVPYDVGGDTHLSELAPGDRGVALEIRVAEVERKTIDGRDGETEILSGVFADETGRLPFTDWDPHGEIEEGASVGIENAYVREFRGVPSVNVSEFSTVNALDHGVETGDGAPRMSVREAVATEGLFDVEVAGNVLEVRDGSGLIQRCPECGRVVQKGQCRSHGDVDGEDDLRVKAIVDDGTDSLTAVLGTDLTADVYGGGIEVAREAARDAMDQEVVADDIRESIVGREFRVRGTLSVDDYGANLEATNFTACDDDPTDRAHELLDGAEGAATDETAADGGTIDGVSSDGTTDDGAGEPRRGDE; this is translated from the coding sequence ATGGCTCTCGACGACCATGCCGAGGAGCTCGCCTCCGCCCTCGGCGTTGACAAAGAGGAGGTCGAAGCCGATCTCGAAAAGCTGGTCGAGTACAGCGTGCCGATCGACGAGGCCAAGGACAGCCTCCGGCGGAAGTACGGCGACGGCGGCGGTGGCGGCGAGCCGTCGGCGAAGGAACTCGCCGAGGTCTCGACGGCCGATTCCGCGGTCACCGTTCGTGGGGTAGTGCTCACCGTCGGCAAGCGCTCGATCCGGTATCAGGGCGACGACCTCGTGATCCGCGAGGGCGAACTCGCCGACGAATCCGGGAAGATCTCCTACACCGCGTGGGAGGAGTTCGATCTCGCGCCAGGCGACACGGTCGAGATCGTCGGCGTGGGCGTCCGCGAGTGGGAAGGGAGTCCGGAGCTCAATCTCGGCTCCGAGACCACCGTCGAAACCGACGACGAGCCGCTCGACGTGCCGTACGACGTCGGCGGCGACACCCACCTCTCCGAGCTCGCGCCCGGCGATCGCGGCGTCGCGCTCGAAATCCGAGTCGCGGAGGTCGAACGCAAGACCATCGACGGCCGTGACGGCGAGACCGAGATCTTGAGCGGCGTGTTCGCCGACGAGACGGGGCGATTGCCGTTCACCGACTGGGACCCCCACGGCGAGATCGAGGAGGGCGCGTCGGTCGGGATCGAGAACGCCTACGTCCGGGAGTTCCGCGGGGTACCATCGGTGAACGTCTCGGAGTTTTCGACCGTGAACGCGCTCGATCACGGGGTCGAGACCGGTGACGGCGCACCCCGAATGTCCGTCCGCGAGGCGGTCGCCACCGAGGGGCTGTTCGATGTCGAAGTGGCAGGGAACGTGCTTGAGGTCCGAGATGGCTCGGGGCTGATCCAGCGGTGTCCCGAGTGCGGGCGCGTGGTCCAGAAGGGCCAGTGTCGCTCGCACGGCGACGTCGACGGCGAGGACGACCTTCGGGTGAAGGCGATCGTGGACGATGGCACCGACTCGCTGACCGCGGTGCTCGGGACCGACCTCACTGCCGACGTGTACGGCGGCGGGATCGAGGTGGCGCGCGAGGCCGCCCGCGACGCGATGGATCAAGAAGTGGTCGCCGACGACATCCGTGAGTCGATCGTCGGCCGGGAGTTCCGCGTTCGGGGAACGCTGTCGGTCGACGACTACGGCGCGAACCTCGAAGCCACGAACTTCACGGCGTGCGACGACGATCCCACCGACCGAGCCCACGAGCTGCTCGATGGGGCCGAGGGTGCGGCGACCGACGAGACAGCAGCCGACGGTGGGACGATCGACGGCGTGTCCTCCGACGGGACGACGGATGACGGGGCGGGCGAACCCCGACGGGGAGACGAATGA